The following are from one region of the Paenibacillus sp. JZ16 genome:
- a CDS encoding SDR family oxidoreductase, which produces MSNVKGKVVAITGASSGIGEAAARLLAHHGAHVVLGARRTDRLEKLASALNREGGSAVYQSLNVAHLDQMESFIDLAVSRFGRLDVMLNNAGVMPLSPLEALKVDEWNRMIDVNIRGVLHGIAAGLPVMQKQGFGQFINIASIGAYEVSPTAAVYCATKHAVRAISEGLRQEVGSGIRVTQISPGVTESELADSISDDTARQVMKEYRRISIPATSIAQAIVYAIEQPPEVDVNEIIIRPTASGS; this is translated from the coding sequence ATGTCTAACGTTAAAGGAAAAGTCGTGGCCATTACAGGCGCAAGCAGCGGGATCGGTGAAGCGGCAGCCCGGCTGCTGGCACATCACGGTGCTCATGTGGTTCTTGGGGCGAGAAGGACGGACAGGCTGGAGAAGCTTGCTTCCGCATTGAATCGGGAAGGCGGATCAGCTGTTTACCAATCGCTGAATGTGGCTCATCTCGATCAAATGGAATCTTTCATTGACTTGGCGGTGAGCCGATTCGGTAGGCTGGATGTCATGCTCAACAATGCTGGCGTCATGCCTCTGTCACCCTTGGAGGCCTTGAAGGTGGACGAATGGAACCGGATGATCGATGTGAACATCCGCGGCGTCCTCCATGGCATTGCGGCAGGGCTGCCGGTGATGCAGAAGCAGGGCTTTGGTCAATTTATTAATATTGCTTCCATCGGGGCATACGAAGTATCGCCAACCGCAGCCGTTTATTGTGCGACCAAGCATGCGGTTCGGGCAATCTCGGAGGGCCTGCGGCAGGAGGTCGGAAGCGGTATACGGGTCACGCAAATATCGCCGGGGGTAACGGAGTCGGAGCTGGCCGACAGTATCTCCGATGATACGGCCAGACAGGTCATGAAGGAATATCGAAGAATATCCATTCCGGCGACTTCGATTGCGCAAGCGATTGTATATGCTATCGAGCAGCCGCCTGAAGTCGATGTAAATGAAATCATCATTAGGCCGACCGCATCAGGGAGCTAA
- a CDS encoding aminoglycoside phosphotransferase family protein — MQEMLREIPGAQEWIVIQAIDKGWSADRKYYVQDTQGKEWLLRLSDISQYERKRWEFETVKKLDPIEMRMSRPIDFGVCHDGSQVFSLFTWVPGEDARDAIPLLDSEEQYRLGVQAGQYLCKMHRIPAESGVDAWTVYYNSKMDRYIKNYKNCGIRLAGAENIIRYMEEHRYLLDWRPRSFQHGDYHVGNMVVTPEGELGIIDFNRADSGDPWEEFNRITWDAAISPWFASGRIHGYFQGGEVPDSFFRLMALYIASNQISSIHWAIPFGEQEVEVMLNQAQEVLNWYEGFQTHIPNWYKPMPGSS; from the coding sequence ATGCAGGAAATGCTTCGTGAAATCCCGGGAGCTCAAGAATGGATCGTCATTCAAGCGATTGACAAGGGCTGGTCGGCAGATCGTAAATATTATGTCCAGGATACGCAAGGCAAGGAGTGGCTCCTTCGGCTGTCCGACATCTCTCAATACGAGAGGAAGCGGTGGGAGTTTGAAACGGTAAAAAAGCTGGATCCTATCGAAATGCGTATGTCCCGCCCGATTGATTTTGGCGTATGCCATGATGGCAGCCAAGTGTTTTCCCTGTTCACATGGGTTCCGGGAGAAGATGCCAGGGATGCCATTCCATTGCTGGATTCTGAGGAGCAGTACCGGCTTGGCGTTCAGGCAGGCCAATATTTGTGCAAGATGCATCGCATTCCGGCTGAAAGCGGCGTTGATGCGTGGACGGTTTATTATAATTCCAAGATGGATAGGTACATCAAAAATTATAAGAACTGCGGTATCCGGCTCGCAGGTGCGGAGAACATCATTCGTTATATGGAGGAGCACCGATATTTGCTTGATTGGCGGCCCCGTTCTTTTCAGCATGGGGATTATCATGTCGGCAATATGGTGGTTACGCCTGAGGGCGAGCTGGGCATCATCGATTTCAACCGGGCGGATTCCGGTGATCCTTGGGAGGAGTTTAACCGGATTACGTGGGATGCTGCGATTAGCCCGTGGTTTGCTTCCGGTCGTATTCACGGATATTTCCAAGGTGGAGAGGTGCCGGATTCATTCTTCAGATTAATGGCACTTTATATCGCGAGTAATCAGATTTCCTCGATACACTGGGCAATTCCATTCGGTGAGCAGGAAGTGGAGGTTATGCTGAATCAGGCTCAGGAGGTACTGAACTGGTATGAGGGATTCCAGACGCATATACCCAATTGGTATAAACCGATGCCGGGGTCATCTTAG
- a CDS encoding VOC family protein: protein MGVKRIVANVVTKDVAAAKTFYQDVLGLDMLMDHGWIATYGSQERMSIQISFASEGGGGTPVPDLSIEVDEIEAVLEEMRRAGFSIEYGPVDEPWGVRRFFVRDPFGKLVNILSHV, encoded by the coding sequence TTGGGAGTTAAACGCATTGTCGCGAATGTCGTAACGAAGGATGTCGCCGCAGCCAAGACGTTTTATCAAGATGTGCTGGGTCTGGATATGTTAATGGATCATGGCTGGATTGCCACTTATGGCTCGCAGGAGAGGATGAGCATACAGATCAGCTTTGCTTCCGAGGGAGGCGGCGGCACGCCCGTCCCGGATCTGTCAATCGAAGTGGATGAGATAGAGGCTGTGCTGGAAGAGATGAGGCGAGCAGGCTTTTCCATTGAATATGGACCCGTTGATGAGCCTTGGGGAGTACGGCGTTTTTTTGTCCGCGATCCATTCGGCAAGCTGGTCAACATATTGTCACATGTATGA
- a CDS encoding ATP-binding cassette domain-containing protein encodes MSNYAVEIRQLRKSFGHQTVLDGINLNVPAGSVFALLGPNGAGKTTLINILSTLVTPDAGSVRINGYDLEEGKQDVQKSISLTGQFAAVDEVLTAEENLRMICRLSGLSPAEASLRTAELLEQFDLAAAAAKRVKTYSGGMKRRLDLAISLAVPRPVLFLDEPTTGLDTRSRRTLWDIILQLKSQGITILLTTQYLEEADQLADRIAVLDSGRIVAEGSPAELKTQVGGEMLELRNVHDEVIHRIPTNGSIRDVAQTLQELTRLLPSETRVSLHRPNMDDVFLSLTDKKLEEIV; translated from the coding sequence ATGAGTAACTATGCTGTTGAGATTCGTCAATTGCGTAAAAGCTTTGGACATCAAACCGTCCTGGACGGGATCAACCTGAACGTGCCGGCAGGAAGCGTATTTGCCCTTCTCGGTCCCAACGGCGCCGGCAAAACCACCTTAATCAACATTCTATCGACCTTGGTGACACCCGATGCAGGCAGTGTGCGGATCAACGGATATGATCTGGAAGAGGGCAAGCAGGATGTCCAGAAGTCCATTAGTCTGACCGGCCAGTTTGCTGCCGTCGACGAAGTATTGACCGCGGAAGAGAATCTGCGGATGATATGCAGGCTGTCGGGTTTATCCCCAGCGGAAGCAAGCCTGCGAACCGCCGAACTGCTCGAACAATTCGATCTCGCAGCTGCTGCAGCCAAGCGTGTGAAGACGTATTCGGGCGGAATGAAAAGACGGCTTGATCTTGCGATCAGCCTTGCCGTGCCGCGTCCCGTTCTGTTTCTGGATGAACCGACCACGGGACTGGATACACGCAGCCGCCGTACCCTGTGGGATATCATCCTGCAATTGAAGAGTCAGGGCATCACCATACTGCTGACCACGCAGTATTTGGAAGAAGCCGATCAGCTTGCGGACCGGATTGCGGTCCTGGATAGTGGACGAATCGTTGCTGAGGGGAGCCCGGCTGAGCTGAAGACGCAGGTCGGAGGTGAAATGCTGGAGCTCCGCAACGTACACGACGAGGTGATTCACAGGATTCCGACAAACGGCAGCATCAGGGATGTCGCGCAGACGCTTCAAGAGTTGACTCGCCTGCTTCCTAGCGAGACGCGTGTAAGTCTTCACAGACCAAATATGGATGATGTATTCCTGTCGCTAACCGACAAGAAATTGGAGGAAATTGTATAA
- a CDS encoding TetR/AcrR family transcriptional regulator, whose translation MSKDENIDPDIGSRLPGGAALSWGLVKPPQRGPKREMSLTQIVQTAIDIADKEGLQAVSMNRIASALGFTAMSLYRYITSKDDLLLLMQDAVCDIPIPPEDSADWRENMRIYVKSTMQVFRDHPWFGDIPIAGIPLTPNNLRFIDWGLRFMKDMPLNDYERMSLILLLSNYSRSSGMMQRDMDRALQAGSTPEQFSGLDYTAALKQLVTPDRFPFLHPVVMSGVYTEENQEENPIGNDIDFGLERILDGIDHYLQAKTQPGQSDKS comes from the coding sequence ATGTCAAAAGATGAGAATATAGATCCGGATATTGGATCCAGGCTTCCCGGAGGGGCGGCTCTGAGCTGGGGATTGGTAAAGCCGCCGCAGCGGGGACCGAAACGGGAGATGAGCCTGACGCAGATTGTGCAGACGGCCATCGACATCGCTGATAAAGAAGGGCTTCAGGCGGTCTCCATGAATCGGATCGCATCCGCTTTGGGTTTTACTGCCATGTCCCTGTACCGGTATATTACCAGCAAGGATGACCTGCTGCTCCTGATGCAGGACGCCGTGTGCGATATTCCCATTCCACCGGAAGATTCCGCAGATTGGCGCGAGAATATGCGAATCTACGTCAAATCGACGATGCAGGTATTCCGTGACCATCCCTGGTTCGGCGACATACCGATTGCGGGTATCCCCCTTACGCCAAACAATCTGCGATTTATCGACTGGGGCCTGCGCTTCATGAAGGACATGCCGTTGAATGATTATGAGCGGATGTCTTTGATTCTCCTGTTAAGCAATTATTCAAGATCAAGCGGCATGATGCAGCGGGACATGGACCGTGCCCTGCAGGCAGGATCCACCCCGGAACAATTTAGCGGACTCGATTATACGGCCGCGCTGAAACAACTTGTAACGCCGGATCGGTTTCCATTCCTGCATCCGGTTGTGATGTCGGGAGTCTACACGGAAGAGAATCAGGAAGAGAACCCGATTGGCAACGACATTGATTTCGGGTTGGAACGCATCTTGGACGGCATTGATCATTATCTTCAGGCCAAGACACAGCCTGGACAGTCGGACAAGTCATGA
- a CDS encoding alpha-L-fucosidase: protein MTTTTTPTNQVIHDRNQRVQWFQNDRFGMFIHWGLYSIPARGEWLRSTEQMSIEDYQTYFDEFDPVDYNPREWARAAKKAGMKYAVLTAKHHDGFCLFDSKLTEYKSTNTKAGRDLVQEFLEAFREEGLKVGLYFSLIDWYHEDYPAYGDRIHPMRANEAFKRDPKNFDRYLDYMHGQVRELLTGYGKLDIMWFDFSYDNMRGEVWRATELMKMIRELQPHILIDNRLEGSGESGGSIYTTDPSVYSGDFASPEQIIPPHGVVDQTGAPIPWEACITLNNNWGYAAADRNYKSATTIIRKLVECVSKNGNMLLNVGPDARGVIPKESLDVLEEIGDWMSKNGDSIYGCAAADYPKPDWGRYTQKGNKLYAHVFEESIGPINLIGMADKVKKARLLADGYELFLSRPWSAAEFTEDAFVNFARPEHFTYPLPDKRNTVIELELHDESDRS, encoded by the coding sequence ATGACAACGACTACCACTCCAACCAATCAAGTCATCCACGATCGCAACCAGCGCGTGCAATGGTTCCAGAACGACCGTTTCGGCATGTTCATCCACTGGGGGCTCTACTCCATTCCGGCCAGAGGCGAATGGCTCCGAAGCACGGAACAGATGAGCATCGAAGACTACCAGACCTATTTCGATGAATTTGATCCCGTTGACTATAATCCTCGGGAGTGGGCCAGAGCGGCCAAGAAAGCTGGCATGAAATATGCGGTGCTGACGGCCAAGCACCACGACGGATTCTGTTTGTTCGACAGCAAGCTGACCGAATATAAATCAACGAATACCAAAGCCGGGCGGGACCTCGTGCAGGAGTTTCTGGAAGCATTCCGTGAAGAAGGCCTTAAAGTCGGCCTCTACTTCTCACTGATTGACTGGTACCATGAGGACTATCCGGCCTATGGGGACCGCATTCACCCGATGCGGGCGAACGAAGCCTTTAAGCGCGATCCGAAAAACTTCGACCGATACCTGGATTACATGCATGGGCAGGTGCGGGAGTTGCTGACAGGCTACGGCAAACTCGATATCATGTGGTTTGACTTCTCTTATGATAACATGCGCGGCGAGGTGTGGCGCGCTACCGAGCTGATGAAGATGATCCGCGAACTCCAGCCGCATATTCTTATCGATAACCGGCTTGAAGGCAGCGGCGAGAGCGGGGGCAGCATCTACACTACCGATCCTTCCGTTTACAGCGGAGATTTCGCTTCGCCTGAACAGATCATTCCGCCGCACGGCGTCGTGGATCAGACAGGTGCCCCGATCCCATGGGAAGCCTGCATCACGCTGAATAACAACTGGGGCTATGCAGCCGCTGACCGCAATTACAAATCGGCAACCACGATCATCCGCAAGCTGGTGGAATGCGTCAGCAAGAACGGCAATATGCTGCTGAACGTCGGACCAGACGCGAGAGGCGTTATTCCTAAGGAGAGCCTCGACGTGCTGGAGGAAATCGGTGACTGGATGAGCAAGAACGGCGACAGTATCTATGGCTGCGCGGCCGCCGATTATCCGAAGCCGGATTGGGGTCGGTACACCCAAAAAGGCAATAAGCTGTATGCCCACGTCTTTGAGGAGTCCATCGGACCGATCAATCTCATCGGTATGGCCGACAAGGTGAAGAAGGCCCGTCTGCTGGCTGACGGATACGAATTGTTCCTCAGCCGCCCATGGAGCGCAGCGGAATTCACCGAGGACGCATTTGTGAATTTCGCGCGACCTGAACACTTCACGTATCCGCTTCCCGACAAGCGCAATACCGTCATTGAACTGGAGCTTCATGACGAATCGGATCGTTCATAG
- a CDS encoding DinB family protein, producing MNMSIEDFKTEWLKEAHITEQVMNALTDESLKTAMTEQHRTLGQLAWHLVMSIQYMTMLGLQFDGPSRELETPDSAAEIQDRYRRIRHDLLDAVLSQWSEEDLRATREFDGEPWTNAAFLHFTLVHQAHHRGQMTVLMRQAGLRIPELYGPTYDSWIDKGMDPLV from the coding sequence ATGAACATGAGTATAGAGGATTTTAAGACTGAATGGTTAAAAGAGGCGCATATCACCGAACAAGTCATGAACGCTTTAACCGACGAATCGCTCAAAACCGCTATGACGGAGCAGCATCGCACGCTTGGACAGCTGGCCTGGCATTTGGTGATGTCGATTCAGTACATGACCATGCTCGGTTTGCAATTTGATGGCCCGTCCCGCGAGCTGGAAACCCCCGATTCGGCCGCCGAGATTCAGGACCGCTACCGCCGGATTCGGCATGACCTTCTGGATGCGGTTCTGTCCCAGTGGAGCGAGGAGGATCTTCGCGCTACCCGCGAATTCGACGGAGAGCCATGGACAAATGCGGCATTCCTGCATTTTACCCTGGTTCATCAAGCGCATCACCGCGGACAGATGACGGTGCTGATGAGACAAGCCGGCCTGCGGATTCCCGAACTCTACGGCCCGACCTACGATTCCTGGATCGACAAGGGCATGGACCCGCTCGTGTAG
- a CDS encoding ABC transporter permease has product MRATASNSKTASLAVTQTVFIGRSLRHSIRNAEAMITAMMLPIMLMLLFTYVFGGALDPSGQYVDYVVPGIILLCAGFGSSSTAVDVSQDMTNGIIDRFRTMPIQSISVITGHVVASLARNMLATFVVIAVALLVGFRPSAGLLDWILAIGLIALFIFAFTWLYAAIGLVAGSPAAAGSYGFALLFLPYLSSAFVPTETMPTWLQGIASYQPITPVIESIRGLLTGGSVQDHIGWAIGWCLFILVASMVWGMWTFKRRAGRR; this is encoded by the coding sequence ATGAGAGCAACAGCTTCGAACTCAAAAACAGCGTCTTTAGCGGTCACCCAAACCGTCTTTATCGGTCGCAGCTTACGTCACAGCATCCGAAACGCGGAGGCAATGATTACGGCCATGATGCTGCCGATTATGTTGATGCTGCTGTTCACCTATGTGTTTGGCGGCGCCCTCGATCCCAGCGGACAGTATGTAGACTACGTGGTGCCGGGAATCATATTGCTATGCGCCGGCTTCGGATCGTCCAGCACGGCCGTCGATGTCTCTCAGGATATGACCAATGGCATCATTGACCGCTTCCGCACCATGCCCATTCAAAGCATCAGTGTCATTACAGGACATGTGGTAGCCAGCCTTGCCCGAAACATGCTGGCGACATTCGTCGTTATCGCTGTAGCTCTGCTCGTCGGATTCAGACCTTCGGCCGGACTTCTGGATTGGATTCTCGCCATCGGTTTGATCGCGCTGTTCATCTTTGCCTTCACTTGGCTCTATGCCGCCATCGGCCTCGTTGCAGGCAGTCCGGCAGCGGCCGGCAGCTATGGATTCGCCCTGCTATTCCTCCCCTACCTCTCCAGTGCCTTCGTTCCTACCGAGACGATGCCGACATGGCTGCAAGGAATCGCAAGCTACCAGCCGATCACCCCGGTCATCGAGTCCATTCGCGGGTTGCTGACGGGTGGATCTGTCCAGGATCACATCGGCTGGGCAATAGGATGGTGTCTGTTCATCCTTGTCGCCTCTATGGTATGGGGCATGTGGACCTTTAAGCGAAGAGCTGGTCGACGTTAA
- a CDS encoding helix-turn-helix transcriptional regulator: protein MSKADNMLSILWMLRSGKKMTAQQIADELEIHIRTVYRCIDSLCASGAPIIADSGPNGGFRILGQFAESPLMFDAEEQKALVHASIFAKETGYPYTDALERAIDKLKLYTNEEQLHQIERHSSGISVLQPPVHTGLQPLLQTLENAAAQGQTLKMSYSKGREGERVVRNFDPYGIIHWKGQWYAAGFCHLRQEIRNFRVDRIIGLELTEHVFERPADFSAKDVLLGSLLPDSGSREPLIHVVVQGHEHVLNELSQHWLFGHTLVKRRDGEAHFQLDTSSLMSYVPYFLLPYGKALTILEPASLVLKLSEITTSMALHYERMLSDMTKKEG, encoded by the coding sequence ATGTCCAAAGCGGATAATATGCTGTCGATCTTGTGGATGCTCCGCTCGGGCAAGAAGATGACCGCACAGCAAATTGCCGATGAGCTGGAAATCCATATCCGAACGGTGTACCGCTGCATCGATTCGTTATGCGCCAGCGGCGCGCCCATCATTGCCGATTCCGGGCCGAACGGCGGCTTTCGGATCCTCGGGCAGTTCGCGGAATCCCCGCTGATGTTTGACGCCGAAGAGCAGAAAGCATTAGTGCACGCTTCGATCTTTGCCAAAGAAACCGGCTATCCGTATACGGACGCACTGGAGCGGGCGATCGACAAGCTGAAGCTTTATACAAATGAGGAGCAGCTTCATCAGATCGAACGGCACAGCAGCGGCATCTCGGTTTTGCAGCCCCCTGTCCATACCGGGCTTCAGCCGTTGCTGCAGACGCTGGAGAATGCCGCGGCGCAAGGACAAACCTTGAAGATGTCGTATTCGAAGGGCAGGGAAGGCGAGCGCGTCGTCCGAAACTTCGACCCCTACGGCATCATCCATTGGAAGGGTCAGTGGTATGCTGCCGGCTTCTGCCATCTGCGCCAAGAGATTCGCAATTTCCGCGTGGATCGGATCATCGGGCTGGAGCTGACAGAACATGTATTTGAACGGCCCGCTGACTTTTCGGCCAAGGATGTACTGCTTGGCAGTCTTCTGCCCGATTCAGGCAGCCGTGAACCACTGATCCATGTCGTCGTCCAAGGCCATGAGCATGTACTGAATGAATTAAGCCAGCATTGGTTATTTGGACATACTCTCGTGAAACGTCGTGATGGAGAAGCTCATTTCCAACTGGATACGTCTTCGCTGATGTCCTATGTTCCCTATTTTCTACTCCCTTACGGCAAAGCTTTAACCATTCTGGAGCCCGCTTCTCTCGTGCTCAAACTGTCAGAGATCACGACAAGCATGGCGCTCCATTACGAACGCATGTTAAGCGACATGACCAAAAAGGAAGGGTGA
- a CDS encoding AraC family transcriptional regulator has translation MKNERNEHEAIQQMLLNMQVQIWEAERTQCWPEWKEFDYTVSYNKLYFILDGEGWVKIGDEELYPVPGQLVLMPARTRQSYSVISGRPYLKYWSHFSATVGDSDVFSWLNVPYCYDLSGNAEIPSLFQQLVEAHRTGTIAARLKEKSVMLDILSRVFEHQQPQIHTDKMEDMGRLHKVQQYIKNHLHEEITLEQMAGTLHLHPNYFIKYFKRHFGITPQKYLSLKRMEQAKLMLRTTSLSIKEIADATGFESANYFSKTFRKEVGYSPSEYRNNI, from the coding sequence ATGAAGAATGAACGAAATGAACATGAAGCCATTCAGCAGATGCTCCTGAACATGCAGGTTCAGATCTGGGAGGCCGAAAGAACGCAGTGCTGGCCGGAGTGGAAGGAATTCGACTACACCGTGTCTTACAACAAGCTCTATTTTATCCTGGATGGGGAAGGATGGGTGAAGATCGGCGATGAGGAGCTGTATCCCGTTCCGGGTCAATTGGTTCTGATGCCGGCACGCACCAGGCAATCCTACTCCGTCATCAGCGGCCGTCCCTATCTTAAATACTGGTCGCACTTCTCGGCGACCGTAGGCGATTCCGACGTGTTTTCCTGGTTGAACGTTCCTTATTGTTATGATTTATCGGGCAATGCGGAGATTCCATCATTATTCCAGCAGTTGGTGGAAGCGCACCGTACCGGTACGATAGCTGCGCGGTTAAAGGAAAAGTCGGTGATGCTGGACATCCTGTCCCGCGTGTTCGAGCACCAGCAGCCGCAGATTCATACGGACAAAATGGAAGATATGGGCAGGCTCCACAAAGTGCAGCAGTACATTAAGAATCACCTGCATGAGGAGATTACGCTGGAGCAGATGGCGGGAACGCTGCATTTGCATCCGAATTATTTTATTAAGTACTTCAAACGGCATTTTGGGATCACGCCGCAAAAATATCTAAGCCTCAAGCGGATGGAGCAGGCCAAACTCATGCTAAGAACCACCTCTCTAAGCATCAAAGAAATTGCAGACGCAACCGGCTTTGAATCAGCGAACTATTTCTCGAAAACGTTTCGTAAAGAGGTTGGTTACAGCCCCTCGGAATATCGGAACAATATATAG
- a CDS encoding zinc-dependent alcohol dehydrogenase, which produces MRAVTFQGAKDIQVKHVEDPSIRTQDDIIVRITSTAICGSDLHIYLGAMPAAKDFVIGHEPMGIVEEVGANVTRVKKGDRVVLPFNVSCGHCYYCNHDMESQCDNSNRNPDVHAGGFLGYTERYGNYPGGQAEYLRVPYGNFMPFVIPESCELEDEALLFLSDVLPTAYWSVENAGVKPGDTVTVLGCGPIGLMTQKFAWMKGAKRVIAVDRLPYRLQKAKRMNNVEIFNFEDYDDMGAYIREITKGGTDVVIDCVGMDGKKSTMEAIGQKLKLQGGTLSAIDIAIDAVRKYGTIQLTGVYGSLYNMFPLGHIFERNITLTMGQAPVIHYMPELFKKITAGEFDPTEIVSHRLPLEQASDAYRIFNDHEEDCTKVVLKP; this is translated from the coding sequence CACATTTCAAGGCGCAAAAGACATTCAGGTCAAACATGTAGAGGATCCATCCATTCGGACCCAGGATGATATTATTGTCCGCATCACCTCTACAGCCATTTGCGGTTCCGATCTTCATATATACCTAGGAGCTATGCCCGCGGCTAAAGATTTCGTGATCGGCCATGAGCCCATGGGGATCGTAGAAGAGGTCGGTGCCAACGTAACCCGCGTGAAAAAAGGCGACCGCGTCGTTCTTCCGTTCAATGTTTCTTGCGGTCACTGCTACTATTGCAATCATGATATGGAGAGTCAATGCGACAATTCCAATCGCAACCCGGATGTCCATGCCGGAGGGTTCTTGGGTTACACCGAACGCTACGGCAACTACCCTGGCGGACAAGCTGAATATTTGCGCGTGCCGTACGGGAACTTTATGCCGTTTGTCATCCCTGAGTCATGCGAGCTGGAGGATGAAGCGCTTCTGTTTTTGTCTGATGTTCTTCCTACTGCCTATTGGAGCGTGGAGAATGCCGGCGTGAAGCCGGGCGATACCGTGACGGTGCTCGGCTGTGGACCGATCGGTCTGATGACCCAGAAATTCGCCTGGATGAAGGGGGCCAAACGGGTAATCGCTGTGGATCGTCTCCCTTACCGGCTGCAAAAAGCAAAGCGGATGAACAACGTGGAGATCTTCAATTTTGAAGACTATGATGATATGGGCGCATACATCCGCGAGATCACCAAGGGCGGCACGGATGTTGTGATCGACTGTGTTGGCATGGACGGCAAGAAGTCAACCATGGAAGCCATCGGTCAAAAGCTGAAGCTCCAGGGCGGAACGTTAAGCGCAATCGATATTGCCATCGATGCCGTTCGCAAATACGGCACGATTCAGCTGACCGGCGTATACGGTTCATTGTACAATATGTTCCCGCTCGGCCATATTTTTGAACGGAACATTACCCTTACCATGGGACAAGCCCCCGTCATCCATTATATGCCGGAGCTGTTCAAGAAGATCACCGCCGGGGAATTCGACCCAACCGAGATTGTATCCCACCGTCTTCCACTGGAGCAAGCAAGCGATGCCTATCGGATATTTAACGATCATGAAGAAGACTGCACCAAGGTGGTTCTGAAGCCGTAG
- a CDS encoding putative quinol monooxygenase produces the protein MEKFAMYGKLIAHPGKRDELAEILLEAAAMLRDNVDCELYIVNISDSDPNAVWVTELWRSQDAHAASLQGADTSELLQRGRPLIAGAEPLKLKPLGGKGF, from the coding sequence ATGGAGAAGTTCGCGATGTACGGAAAGCTGATTGCCCATCCCGGTAAACGGGATGAACTTGCGGAGATCCTGCTCGAAGCGGCAGCGATGCTTCGCGATAACGTAGACTGTGAGCTCTATATCGTCAACATTTCGGACAGCGATCCGAATGCCGTATGGGTCACCGAATTGTGGCGCAGCCAAGACGCGCATGCCGCTTCGTTGCAGGGAGCCGATACGTCCGAGCTGCTGCAGCGCGGGCGTCCGCTGATCGCCGGCGCGGAGCCGCTCAAGCTTAAGCCGCTTGGAGGAAAAGGTTTTTAG
- a CDS encoding Atu4866 domain-containing protein, whose product MDPALKANEVQHPYIGMWVTKDGYIRHELLPNGRYDEARGRRKSAYQGRYFILGDHIEYVDDTGFTADGDFRDGVLYHAGMVLVREN is encoded by the coding sequence ATGGATCCAGCTCTTAAAGCGAATGAGGTTCAGCATCCCTATATAGGCATGTGGGTGACCAAGGACGGATACATTCGCCACGAATTGCTGCCAAACGGTCGTTATGATGAAGCACGGGGCCGGCGGAAAAGCGCTTATCAAGGACGCTATTTCATTCTAGGCGATCACATCGAATATGTGGATGATACCGGATTCACGGCTGACGGCGATTTTCGGGACGGCGTTCTCTATCATGCAGGGATGGTATTGGTTCGGGAAAACTAA